In Deltaproteobacteria bacterium, a single window of DNA contains:
- a CDS encoding NAD-dependent malic enzyme, with the protein MPVPSPSYSFTVRIKAKNTPGMVGRITSVIGDGGGDIGAIDIVEADGRFVTRDYTINAGNTSHEQEIVEALRGLPDIEVINVSDRTFLIHLGGKISIENKVPLKTRDDLSMAYTPGVARVCREIARDRDKAYNLTIKKNTVAIVTDGTAVLGLGDIGAEAALPVMEGKAMLFKEFGGVNAFPICLATREPREIIETVVNISPVFGGVNLEDISSPRCFEIERELSERLAIPVFHDDQHGTAVVVLAGLLNALKVTGKEIGEIKIVVNGLGAAGIAVCRLLLSAGAARIVGVDSRGVLYRGRRENMNEPKRRLAEETNPDGERGSLADAMNGADVFIGLSAPGVVTEEMLGSMAPDAVVFALANPVPEVEPSLAARYAAIVATGRSDYQNQINNVLCFPGLFKGLLQCRAAAINREMKLAAAEAIASVVGPDELGPDYIIPSVFDKRVAERVAKAVSRAAMETETARRAPKKAGEAVA; encoded by the coding sequence ATGCCGGTGCCGAGTCCGAGCTACAGTTTCACCGTGAGGATCAAGGCCAAGAACACGCCTGGCATGGTGGGCCGCATAACATCCGTCATCGGGGACGGGGGAGGCGACATAGGGGCTATCGACATAGTGGAGGCCGACGGCAGGTTCGTAACGCGCGACTACACGATAAACGCCGGCAACACCTCGCACGAGCAGGAGATCGTCGAGGCGCTCAGGGGTCTGCCGGACATCGAGGTCATCAACGTATCGGACAGGACCTTCCTCATCCACCTGGGCGGCAAGATAAGCATCGAGAACAAGGTGCCGCTCAAGACCCGCGACGACCTCTCCATGGCCTATACGCCGGGTGTGGCGAGGGTCTGCCGCGAGATAGCGCGGGACCGCGACAAGGCCTACAACCTCACCATAAAGAAGAACACGGTGGCCATAGTCACCGACGGCACTGCCGTGCTGGGACTGGGAGACATCGGGGCCGAGGCGGCGCTGCCCGTAATGGAGGGCAAGGCCATGCTCTTCAAGGAGTTCGGCGGCGTGAACGCCTTTCCCATATGCCTGGCCACCAGGGAGCCGCGCGAGATCATCGAGACGGTCGTCAACATCTCGCCCGTCTTCGGCGGGGTGAACCTGGAGGACATATCGTCGCCGCGGTGCTTCGAGATCGAGCGGGAGCTGAGCGAAAGGCTCGCCATCCCGGTCTTCCACGACGACCAGCACGGCACGGCGGTGGTGGTGCTCGCCGGGCTCCTCAACGCGCTGAAGGTGACGGGCAAGGAGATCGGCGAGATAAAGATCGTCGTCAACGGCCTGGGAGCCGCCGGCATAGCCGTATGCCGCCTCCTGCTGAGCGCCGGGGCCGCGAGGATCGTTGGCGTCGATTCACGGGGCGTGCTCTATCGCGGAAGGCGTGAAAACATGAACGAGCCCAAGCGGCGGCTCGCCGAGGAGACGAACCCCGACGGCGAGCGCGGCTCGCTTGCAGACGCCATGAACGGCGCCGACGTCTTCATCGGACTCTCCGCGCCCGGCGTCGTCACCGAGGAGATGCTCGGCTCCATGGCCCCCGACGCCGTCGTCTTCGCCCTGGCCAACCCCGTGCCGGAGGTGGAGCCGTCGCTCGCGGCCAGGTACGCCGCCATAGTGGCGACCGGCAGGTCCGACTACCAGAACCAGATAAACAACGTGCTCTGCTTTCCGGGGCTCTTCAAGGGACTGCTCCAGTGCCGGGCCGCCGCCATCAACCGCGAGATGAAGCTTGCGGCGGCCGAGGCCATAGCGTCCGTGGTCGGCCCCGACGAGCTCGGTCCCGACTACATCATACCGAGTGTCTTCGACAAACGCGTGGCCGAGCGGGTCGCCAAGGCCGTGAGCCGGGCGGCAATGGAGACCGAGACGGCGAGGAGGGCGCCCAAGAAGGCCGGCGAGGCCGTCGCTTGA
- a CDS encoding tetratricopeptide repeat protein codes for MSILSELLSRTRDDRRQPRREIPPGLRAMVRPQEKKGASALRGLAPVLALAVLSAAVGFAVVAHLRSLAPSPPPHPPASRAGADGEGATAQGTEGSAAPVPVPAVAEATRKDKEEPPKAAPAREEPGAASHPTAAATAPEKREKGQAAAVSSRPKESPGLVALATPGGMKRLGRSDPAAPPSPLSAEPPPMAALPRPAPWPDTARPVYALSEESAAADEAAAYGDTEAETEEAREEGWEAAAPASPQEAASEGPDLETPEGSGAAHAGLAPLPQTTASTASQPASPAGPGESVDPLEAARPQQADPSIPSEPDTVAPAAPSPEKTLEETVPGGQAQRAATPGGDEEGGWEEAVAAKEGAPSPAGPLPTAASAQQGAGEEGEEEMETEEVKAPLDELEWLKRDSAAADAGPQRPVPVPPSAAAPATDGVEKTPSPAVEAADGPEAAQAGRTAEETEKERLARRAKRLLYEAASLERKGDHAGAVAVYKKVMELDSDDYRLHNKVGSILIKADMLDEALTYIDRSLELRDDYVYALVNKAIVLAKKGRTAEAEAFFKKALKKDDTNAAALMNLALLYERTGLTDRAAELYRKLSSLGIAEGTAGLHRLNPRYSP; via the coding sequence ATGAGCATACTCTCGGAGCTACTGTCCAGAACAAGAGACGACCGCCGGCAACCGCGCCGCGAGATCCCCCCGGGGCTCAGGGCCATGGTCCGGCCGCAGGAGAAGAAGGGAGCGTCGGCCCTGCGGGGCCTCGCCCCCGTGCTCGCGCTGGCGGTCCTGTCGGCGGCCGTAGGCTTCGCCGTCGTCGCCCACCTGAGATCTCTCGCCCCATCCCCTCCGCCCCACCCGCCGGCCTCACGGGCCGGCGCCGACGGCGAGGGCGCGACGGCCCAAGGGACGGAGGGCTCCGCCGCCCCGGTCCCGGTGCCGGCGGTCGCGGAGGCGACGCGAAAAGATAAGGAAGAGCCCCCAAAGGCCGCGCCGGCAAGAGAGGAGCCCGGCGCGGCTTCCCATCCCACCGCCGCCGCTACCGCCCCGGAGAAGAGGGAGAAAGGGCAGGCCGCGGCCGTCTCCTCAAGGCCGAAGGAGTCCCCCGGGCTCGTGGCCCTCGCAACACCGGGCGGCATGAAGAGGCTCGGGCGCAGCGACCCCGCCGCACCGCCGTCCCCCCTCTCCGCAGAGCCCCCGCCCATGGCCGCGCTCCCGCGGCCGGCGCCGTGGCCCGACACGGCCCGGCCCGTCTACGCCCTGAGCGAGGAGTCGGCAGCCGCCGATGAAGCCGCAGCCTACGGCGACACAGAGGCGGAGACGGAGGAGGCGCGCGAAGAGGGCTGGGAAGCGGCGGCACCCGCCAGCCCGCAGGAGGCAGCCTCCGAAGGGCCTGACCTTGAAACCCCCGAAGGCTCCGGAGCGGCCCATGCCGGCCTCGCTCCCCTGCCGCAGACCACGGCTTCGACGGCTTCGCAACCGGCGTCCCCCGCAGGGCCGGGCGAAAGCGTAGACCCCCTCGAAGCGGCGAGGCCGCAGCAGGCTGATCCTTCCATCCCCTCGGAGCCCGACACCGTCGCCCCGGCCGCCCCGTCCCCGGAAAAAACACTCGAAGAGACCGTCCCCGGAGGACAGGCGCAGCGGGCCGCCACACCGGGCGGAGACGAAGAGGGCGGCTGGGAGGAGGCCGTGGCGGCGAAGGAAGGCGCGCCCTCCCCGGCCGGGCCGCTCCCCACGGCCGCGTCGGCGCAGCAGGGAGCGGGCGAAGAGGGTGAAGAGGAGATGGAGACCGAAGAGGTAAAGGCTCCGCTCGACGAACTGGAATGGCTGAAAAGAGATTCCGCCGCAGCCGACGCCGGGCCGCAAAGGCCGGTCCCCGTCCCGCCGTCGGCCGCGGCGCCCGCCACGGACGGCGTGGAAAAAACGCCCTCCCCTGCCGTAGAGGCCGCCGATGGCCCAGAGGCGGCGCAGGCGGGGCGGACGGCCGAGGAGACGGAGAAGGAGCGTCTGGCCAGACGCGCTAAGAGACTCCTCTACGAAGCGGCCTCGCTCGAGCGCAAAGGCGACCACGCAGGCGCCGTGGCGGTCTACAAGAAAGTCATGGAACTCGACTCAGACGACTACAGGCTCCACAACAAGGTGGGCTCCATTCTCATCAAGGCGGACATGCTCGACGAGGCCCTGACCTACATCGACAGATCACTCGAGCTCCGCGACGACTACGTCTACGCCCTCGTCAACAAGGCCATCGTGCTCGCCAAAAAGGGCCGCACCGCCGAGGCCGAAGCCTTCTTCAAAAAGGCGCTGAAAAAGGACGATACGAACGCGGCAGCCCTGATGAACCTGGCCCTCCTCTACGAACGCACCGGGCTCACCGACCGGGCCGCAGAGCTGTACCGAAAACTCTCATCGCTGGGAATAGCCGAAGGAACGGCGGGACTGCACAGACTGAACCCACGATACTCCCCATAA